The segment CAGATGGTGAGAACACTAAGGAGGCCCATTGGAATTACTACATTTTCAGGGAAGCGATAGGAAGACCGTATAACCCCAAGGATATGACGGGTAATTATGATCATTTATCAAGGTAGGAAATAGTCTTACAGCAAGGAACGGTCGCTTATTTAAGGGGGGTGGTAACCGCTTGGGAGCCCCGTTGTAGTAATTTTATCCACCCCTGCCTTATTAAATTTTAATGATCAAAAAGCGCGGGTTTTGTCATGAGCTGAAAAGAGCCTAATAGCTCTCTTTTTTTATATGTGACAAAAAGGCCAATGCTGCCGGAGAAAGGTGAACTCCTTTGGGATAAATACAGAGCAGCTTCCGGTTCATTTGCAGCTCAGGAAAACTGGGGGCACATAAAAGGCCGGTCTGCAGTTCCAGCCCCACGGTGAACCGGGACAGAAATGTAATCCCCATTCCGGCCATGACTGCCCTTTTCACAGCCTCGGTATCACCAAGGGTGACAACCCTGCCGGGTTTGATCTGGACACGTTCCAGAATGGCTTCCAGGGCCTTTCTGGTGGCTGAACCCAATTCCCTCATGATAAAAACCTCTTTAGTGAGCAGTTCCGGCTGAAAGACGGTCGTTTTAGACAAAGGATGGTCCGGACAAACTAAAAAAAGAATCTGGTCTTCAAGAATTGGTTCAATACACAGTCCCGGAGGGTCGGCAATTCCCGCAATAAAGGCCAGGTCGAAATCCCGGTTGGCAGCCCGGGCAGCGATTTCATCACTGCTG is part of the Phosphitispora fastidiosa genome and harbors:
- a CDS encoding LysR family transcriptional regulator, which codes for MELSQLRAFYEIARSGSFSKGAEKLHITQPALSRQIESLEKSVGISLFNRHSRGVYLSEAGRRLFEYVEQMLRLADEADRTLQELQGLHIGKLSIGACTTMGSYLLPTPLATFLKQHPNIEASLELGSSDEIAARAANRDFDLAFIAGIADPPGLCIEPILEDQILFLVCPDHPLSKTTVFQPELLTKEVFIMRELGSATRKALEAILERVQIKPGRVVTLGDTEAVKRAVMAGMGITFLSRFTVGLELQTGLLCAPSFPELQMNRKLLCIYPKGVHLSPAALAFLSHIKKESY